From Scleropages formosus chromosome 1, fSclFor1.1, whole genome shotgun sequence, a single genomic window includes:
- the parp14rs1 gene encoding poly(ADP-ribose) polymerase family member 14-related sequence 1, with amino-acid sequence MAADGFPFPLWVLGDWGSGAPKLVNKLTIYFQSKRSQGGDCLVEAGGGGDAQRAVVRFKSEHVRQRVLNKQEHELKLGQKILKLTVRLPQPEDEANLGNEETPSTTSDKASPAASKSSCLVVENASSQSASEVAGLEEEEQMTSVVLESIQEKMNQHFLEILVENISDCSAESEDFIIEIIPDISTAVVSFRNSKDAQEFIKNCPSNKMFRQNGLAVKLLENTTEVRVENIPPGVDSDYLHLYFDREGDVNKVTKVDEQCAIVSFMNPKVVDKIIKKQYRIQERPLKVYPHYQSLGTALYGKNRPVWKLPKPFTENIDSAIWKFLHDKEMTEAVKQDMVNHFCTVDLQSPIVEISPIPSLLKQKGLMSRHIDGWRENASSAFHSALSKFTSFKCQVHTPLWNATEPEIRSALMDVVTVMPDMNKEEITLAGLKEDVERFQKVLAEILNAAADKLERERNRITQEMSVAPSNYHILQLDGLELEKIKASYPDLKLSYNQESKRIILSGLASEVFSIKSKILEMIMNMKRRLVELDKDVLHFFSEGDLEELSYYLFISQGINAKLESDGIRVQIVSNTDHVLEKAEKHLRAVLVSLYIDVEDLNVLRMAEWQDLVSSLIKTTMNPIQTVTVRVIGTDPNLQVAVTGFQDQLQIVWKQLSDFLYKNTIIDETLNVKERVIVQFIREYKKKIWSATLKDFVQVNFNDQTRNPSISLTGPRLYVTESKEVFEDLLSSIYFDVFKVVQPGARKFFKEKEDMYVTTAMSQMGCMVELVDESITLVEEETVSQVKMPDGVVITVCKADIGQYPADVVVNALNEDVQHTGGLTGVSLAASGPHLQEMFENYSHTAGKTPGDVIITPGDLRFKHMIYAIGPRFEDTDPQRAVGILKRIVKQSLSLAAKYGCQSIAIPAFTSESFGFPLSLCTETVAIAVKEHCEDLYGENTLRKIHLVNSDSQTVHALELAVKKVFGNPRVQQRNPLVQFEVDEKSHDAAPTAGINMVQTKEGLTISLMKGYIQNALTKVTVNTLAEDLSLDCGSVSKAILTAAGAQLQNLVSQQAASGNPGKGSVLVTKGCNLKSELVFHAIAPKWDKGKGMAEKMLRGIMQKCLEQAEQLNQTSIAFSAIGTGNLGFPKNLVASLMLEEVLQFSRKRTPQQLQEVVFILYPGDMQTIQAFTDEFGKQFHSHSKQPGDMTAEANPTVSAGAAAEAAAGKVKSPKPGEYEMRTGSVLLQVFTGDITKETTDCIVNSSNSDFSLKSGVSKAILSAGGHAVEAECRQLASQTNNKMIMTQAGGLKSKKIIHIVGQTDPVQIRECVTAVLQMCSKNNLTSVSFPALGTGQGGVNPAQVADAMVGAVVDAGGMKSSSSVQVVRIVIFQAHMLNEFYNSMIKMEPTPIQPQPTFWARSSKFFTSFLRKNGDKVHRQKPKVPVRKAKKMDPALFHVCGDSHDTVEVTKKWIEDLIVKEQHFMTITDDAILQFSSEEHQKIEELERNLQVKVTLDIKDPEGSLTVEGISSDVLKAISHIQDLLKRIRTETNQKRDASLLSNLVEWQYQLGSQYVPFDSLANLQLEQAAESSQRDIKVTTNGQDFKVTLPDGPAVDKTGNKFEIRRINKLEATGQDSIPQHWSAMPAKTLCATVSLQTGTAEYNEVLGLFKATCRNNVLKIERVQNLCLWKNFQILKENFNNKNGHTNNERRLFHGTSQATIEHINNHGFNRSYAGKNAAAFGNGTYFAVAASYSASSTYAVPDAQGHKHVYLCRVLTGDFTNGRQGLLVPPQKNHRTQLYDSVTDNINNPSMFVIFNDIQAYPEYLITFH; translated from the exons ATGGCCGCGGACGGGTTCCCCTTTCCGCTCTGGGTGCTCGGCGACTGGGGCTCCGGCGCCCCGAAGCTCGTCAACAAACTGACCATTTACTTCCAGAGCAAAAGGTCCCAAGGCGGCGACTGTCTCGTGGAGGCCGGTGGCGGCGGGGACGCGCAGCGCGCGGTGGTGCGCTTCAAGTCGGAGcacg TCCGACAAAGAGTTCTGAACAAACAAGAACATGAACTGAAGCTGGGCCAAAAGATTTTGAAGCTGACTGTGAGGTTGCCGCAGCCCGAAGACGAGGCAAACCTAGGAAAT GAGGAGACACCTTCAACGACATCGGACAAGGCCT CACCTGCTGCTTCCAAGTCCAGCTGTTTGGTGGTGGAGAATGCTTCTTCACAGTCTGCATCTGAGGTTGCTGGCCTGGAAGAAGAGGAGCAGATGACCTCAGTGGTACTGGAGAGCATACAGGAGAAAATGAACCAACATTTCCTCGAAATTCTGGTGGAGAACATCTCAGATTGCTCAGCAGAATCAGAGGACTTCATTATAGAAATAATACCGGACATTAGTACAGCAGTCGTGTCATTTCGAAACAGTAAAG atGCACAAGAGTTCATTAAAAACTGCCcatcaaacaaaatgtttagaCAAAATGGGCTGGCTGTTAAACTCCTTGAGAACACAACCGAAGTGAGAGTTGAAAACATTCCCCCTGGAGTTGACTCTGATTATCTGCACCTATATTTTGACCGAGAAGGAGACGTGAATAAAGTCACGAAGGTCGATGAACAGTGCGCGATTGTCAGTTTTATGAATCCCAAAG ttgttgataaaataattaaaaaacagtaCAGAATTCAAGAGAGGCCTCTGAAAGTGTACCCACATTATCAATCCTTGGGCACAGCTCTGTATGGGAAGAACAGGCCTGTGTGGAAACTGCCCAAACCATTTACTGAGAACATTGATTCAGCAATTTGGAAGTTCCTTCATGACAAGGAGATGACAGAAGCAGTTAAGCAGGACATGGTGAACCATTTTTGCACAGTGGATCTTCAAAGTCCTATCGTTGAGATCAGTCCTATACCATCCCTGCTGAAGCAGAAGGGTCTGATGTCCAGGCATATTGATGGCTGGAGAGAGAATGCttcaagtgcatttcacagcgcCCTCTCAAAGTTCACCTCCTTCAAGTGTCAGGTTCACACTCCCTTGTGGAATGCAACAGAGCCGGAGATTCGCAGTGCACTGATGGATGTTGTAACTGTCATGCCTGACATGAACAAAGAGGAGATAACATTAGCTGGTCTCAAGGAAGATGTTGAGCGGTTCCAGAAAGTGCTGGCAGAGATTTTAAATGCAGCCGCTGATAAGCTGGAGAGAGAAAGGAACAGGATAACTCaagaaatgtctgtagctcccTCTAATTACCACATTCTGCAACTTGATGGACTTGAACTGGAAAAGATTAAGGCCAGCTACCCAGACCTCAAGCTGTCATACAACCAAGAGAGCAAGAGAATCATTCTCTCTGGCTTAGCCTCTGAAGTGTTCAGTATAAAGAGTAAGATTCTGGAGATGATAATGAACATGAAACGGAGGTTGGTAGAATTAGACAAAGATGTTCTTCACTTCTTCTCCGAGGGAGATTTAGAGGAACtctcttattatttattcatatctcAAGGTATTAATGCAAAACTTGAGTCAGATGGAATAAGAGTTCAAATAGTCAGTAATACAGATCATGTTCTtgaaaaggctgaaaaacaccTAAGGGCTGTTTTGGTTTCTCTGTACATTGATGTGGAAGACCTAAATGTGCTGAGAATGGCTGAATGGCAAGACTTGGTTAGCAGTTTGATAAAGACCACAATGAACCCTATCCAAACTGTGACAGTCAGGGTAATTGGCACTGATCCCAACCTACAAGTGGCGGTTACTGGTTTCCAGGATCAGCTTCAGATAGTATGGAAACAGCTATCAGACTTCCTGTACAAAAACACTATAATTGATGAAACCCTGAATGTGAAAGAAAGAGTCATTGTTCAATTCATCCGTGAATATAAAAAGAAGATTTGGTCAGCAACACTGAAAGACTTTGTGCAAGTTAACTTCAATGATCAGACTAGAAATCCAAGCATTTCTCTTACTGGTCCCAGACTTTATGTCACAGAGTCCAAAGAAGTATTTGAAGACCTGCtttcttccatttattttgatgttttcaaGGTCGTCCAACCAGGGGCAAGGAAGTTCTttaaggagaaggaggacatgTATGTTACCACAGCCATGAGTCAGATGGGGTGTATGGTTGAGCTTGTAGATGAGTCTATTACTTTAGTTGAAGAGGAGACTGTTTCCCAGGTGAAGATGCCAGATGGAGTGGTGATTACTGTTTGCAAAGCTGACATAGGCCAATATCCAGCTGATGTTGTGGTGAACGCATTGAATGAAGATGTGCAGCATACTGGTGGACTCACAGGGGTGTCGCTGGCTGCTTCAGGTCCTCATCTGCAGGAAATGTTTGAAAACTACTCCCACACTGCAGGAAAAACCCCTGGGGATGTCATTATTACACCTGGCGATCTCAGATTTAAGCACATGATTTATGCAATAGGCCCAAGGTTTGAAGACACAGACCCCCAGAGAGCAGTAGGAATCCTGAAGAGAATTGTCAAACAGAGTTTGTCCTTGGCAGCAAAATATGGATGTCAATCTATAGCAATTCCTGCTTTCACTTCTGAGAGCTTTGGTTTCCCACTTAGCCTCTGCACAGAAACTGTTGCCATTGCTGTGAAGGAACACTGCGAGGACTTGTATGGAGAGAACACCCTGAGGAAGATACACCTGGTGAACAGTGACAGCCAAACGGTTCATGCTCTGGAGCTAGCAGTAAAGAAGGTGTTTGGGAACCCGAGAGTTCAACAAAGGAATCCACTAGTGCAGTTTGAAGTGGATGAGAAGAGCCATGATGCAGCACCCACAGCAGGGATAAATATGGTCCAAACCAAGGAAGGCCTTACCATTAGTCTAATGAAAGGCTACATCCAGAATGCCTTG ACAAAGGTGACGGTCAACACTCTAGCGGAAGATCTGTCACTAGACTGTGGGTCAGTCTCCAAGGCTATACTGACGGCTGCAGGAGCCCAGCTCCAGAACTTGGTATCGCAGCAAGCAGCATCTGGCAACCCTGGTAAAGGGTCTGTTCTTGTCACAAAGGGCTGCAATCTAAAGAGTGAACTGGTGTTCCATGCCATCGCCCCCAAATGGGACAAAGGCAAGGGGATGGCAGAAAAG ATGCTGCGAGGGATCATGCAAAAGTGTTTGGAGCAAGCAGAGCAACTCAACCAGACTTCCATAGCCTTTTCTGCCATAGGCACAGGAAACTTGGGCTTTCCCAAGAACCTGGTGGCCTCTCTAATGCTTGAGGAGGTTCTCCAGTTCAGCAGGAAAAGGACACCCCAGCAACTCCAAGAAGTCGTATTCATCCTGTACCCCGGAGACATGCAGACTATTCAG GCCTTCACAGATGAGTTCGGTAAGCAGTTCCACAGTCATTCAAAGCAGCCGGGGGACATGACAGCAGAGGCTAATCCAACAGTCTCTGCaggtgcagcagcagaagcagcagcag GAAAGGTGAAATCACCAAAGCCAGGCGAGTACGAGATGAGAACAGGGAGTGTGCTGCTCCAGGTTTTTACAGGTGATATCACCAAGGAGACGACAGATTGCATTGTCAACTCTTCCAACTCTGACTTTTCACTCAAATCAG GTGTCTCCAAAGCCATTCTGAGTGCAGGAGGTCATGCTGTGGAGGCAGAATGCAGGCAGCTAG CATCCCAAACCAACAACAAGATGATAATGACACAGGCAGGTGGCCTCAAGAGTAAAAAAATCATTCACATAGTGGGACAGACTGACCCTGTCCAAATCCGTGAGTGTGTCACAGCTGTGCTACAGATGTGCTCAAAGAACAACCTCACATCTGTCTCATTCCCTGCTCTTGGAACTG GTCAAGGTGGGGTCAACCCTGCCCAGGTAGCAGATGCCATGGTGGGTGCAGTGGTGGATGCTGGAGGCATGAAGTCCTCCAGTTCCGTGCAGGTGGTGAGAATTGTCATTTTCCAGGCTCACATGTTGAATGAATTCTACAACAGCATGATAAAGATGGAGCCCACACCTATACAACCACAGCCAACCTTTTGGGCGAGATCATCTAAAT TTTTTACATCATTCCTCCGAAAAAATGGTGACAAAGTGCACCGACAAAAGCCTAAAGTACCTGtaagaaaggcaaaaaaaatggaTCCAGCATTGTTCCATGTCTGTGGGGATTCACATGATACAGTGGAAGTAACTAAGAAGTGGATTGAAGATCTGATCGTGAAGGAACAGCACTTCATGACAATCACAGATGATGCTATACTCCAGTTCTCTAGTGAAGAGCATCAAAAGATAGAAGAGCTGGAGAGAAACTTGCAGGTCAAAGTGACACTAGACATTAAAGACCCAGAAGGCTCTCTCACAGTAGAGGGCATTTCCAGTGATGTTCTGAAAGCCATCAGCCACATTCAGGATTTGCTAAAGAGAATCAGGACAGAGACCAACCAgaaacgggacgccagtctgctcaGCAACTTGGTAGAATGGCAGTACCAGCTGGGAAGTCAGTACGTGCCCTTCGACAGCCTCGCCAACCTCCAACTTGAACAGGCTGCTGAAAGTTCTCAGAGGGATATTAAAGTCACCACCAATGGTCAGGACTTCAAAGTCACATTACCCGATGGCCCAGCAGTTGACAAAACAGGCAATAAGTTTGAAATACGACGAATAAACAAGTTAGAAG ctacaggacaggacagcatcCCACAGCATTGGAGTGCCATGCCTGCAAAAACACTGTGCGCAACGGTTTCTCTGCAGACAGGAACAGCAGAGTACAATGAGGTTTTGGGTTTATTCAAAGCCACCTGCAGGAACAATGTTTTAAAG ATTGAACGGGTTCAGAATCTGTGTTTATGGAAGAACTTCCAGATCTTGAAGGAGAATTTCAATAATAAGAATGGCCACACGAACAATGAGAGAAGGTTGTTCCATGGTACGAGTCAAGCCACCATCGAGCACATAAACAACCATGGATTTAATCGCAGTTATGCAGGAAAAAACG CCGCAGCCTTTGGAAATGGAACCTATTTTGCCGTTGCAGCAAGCTACTCGGCTAGCAGCACGTATGCTGTACCAGATGCCCAAGGACACAAGCACGTGTATCTTTGCCGAGTTCTGACGGGGGATTTTACGAACGGAAGACAAGGACTGTTGGTCCCTCCACAAAAGAACCACCGCACCCAGCTTTATGACAGTGTGACTGACAACATCAACAACCCCTCCATGTTCGTCATCTTTAATGACATCCAGGCATATCCAGAATACCTTATCACTTTTCACTAG
- the vps16 gene encoding vacuolar protein sorting-associated protein 16 homolog, translating into MAFVTANWNPLGDAFYRKVELYEMGWSLKDGLRDCHVAAAPYGGPIAVLKESQRCSPSVRPQLDIYTASGMPVAAFPWKSGVVKQLGWTVGDDLLCVQEDGTVLVYDLFGSFKRHFSMGNELVQSHVLEAKVFHSPYGTGIALLSGTFRFILATNIEDLKLRRLPEVPGLQGAPSCWAVLSQDRQSKVLLAAGPDLYMLDTTACTPVIPPGLTPQASSIVHMAVSFSYKYLAFFTDSGHVWMGSANLKDKLGEVETKMKTPPKQMAWCRRPKGQQPSVVVMWEKNLLVAGQCQETIQYHLDEDSVLVPEMDGVRIISGSHHELLQEVPAACEEIFKIASMAPGALLLEANREYEKESQKADEYLREIKEQDLLGEAVKQCVEAAGYEHEPETQKMLLRAASFGKCFLSNFRPELFVHMCRDLRVLNAVRDYTVGIPLTLPQYKQMTVQVLIDRLVHRKLYPLAFEICRYLKTPEYQGVSRVLKHWACCKVQQKEEADEVIARAISVKLGETAGISYSDIAAKAYECGRTELAIKLLEFEPRSGEQVPLLLKMKRSQLALSKAIESGDTDLVYTVVTYLKNEMNRGDFFMTLRNQPVALSLYRQFCKHQEPETLKDLFNQDDDHQELGNFYVRASYQEGKLETRVSLLQSAVDEYNKAKNEFAAKATEEEIRLLRFQRRVEEEKGERVLGCSLHDTLHCLLTLGLHKQAEQLYKDFRVPDKRYWWLKLTALAEKEDWEELEKFAKSKKSPIGYLPFVEVCVKHLNKYEAKKYVSKVTPEQKVKAHLAVGDLEGAAEAAIERRSEGEVSLVLSRCSATTDRTIVDRLNRARAAAAKK; encoded by the exons ATGGCGTTTGTTACGGCCAACTGGAACCCGCTAGGAGACGCGTTCTACAG GAAGGTGGAGCTGTACGAGATGGGCTGGAGCCTGAAGGATGGCCTGCGGGACTGTCACGTGGCTGCCGCCCCTTACGGGGGGCCCATCG CTGTCCTGAAGGAATCCCAGCGCTGCTCGCCCAGTGTGCGTCCACAGCTGGACATCTACACAGCCTCCGGAATGCCCGTAGCTGCCTTCCCG TGGAAGAGTGGTGTGGTGAAACAGCTGGGCTGGACGGTGGGAGACGACCTCCTGTGTGTGCAGGAAGATGGCACGGTGCTCGTCTATGACCTCTTTGGCTCCTTCAAGAGACACTTCAGCATGGGCAAC GAACTTGTCCAGAGCCATGTGCTTGAGGCCAAGGTATTCCACTCGCCCTATGGCACAGGCATCGCTCTGCTCTCGGGCACCTTCAGGTTCATTCTTGCTACAAACATTGAGGACCTCAAGCTCCGGCGCCTGCCTGAAGTCCCAG gcctgcagggggcgccctCCTGCTGGGCCGTGCTTTCGCAGGACAGGCAGAGCAAGGTGCTGCTGGCCGCAGGGCCCGACTTATACATGCTGGACACGACTGCGTGCACACCGGTG ATTCCCCCAGGTCTTACTCCCCAGGCCAGCAGCATTGTCCATATGGCAGTGTCCTTCAGCTATAagtacctggcctttttcaCAGACTCAGGCCACGTCTGGATGGGCTCAGCAAACCTGAAG GACAAACTGGGTGAGGTGGAAACCAAGATGAAGACCCCACCGAAACAGATGGCCTG GTGTCGCAGGCCCAAGGGCCAGCAGCCCTCTGTGGTAGTCATGTGGGAGAAGAACCTCCTCGTGGCTGGACAGTGTCAGGAGACTATTCA GTATCACCTGGATGAAGACTCGGTTCTTGTTCCTGAGATGGATGGTGTGAGAATTATTAGTGGAAGTCACCATGAGCTTCTTCAAGAAGTACCAG CGGCATGTGAGGAGATTTTCAAAATAGCCTCCATGGCTCCAGGTGCACTATTGCTTGAGGCCAACAGAGAGTATGAG AAGGAGAGCCAGAAGGCAGACGAGTACCTGAGGGAGATCAAGGAGCAGGACCTGTTGGGAGAAGCAGTGAAGCAGTGTGTGGAGGCTGCAGGCTATGAACATGAGCCAGAGACACAGAAGATGCTGCTGCGG GCGGCCTCCTTTGGGAAGTGTTTCCTTAGTAACTTCCGTCCAGAACTGTTTGTCCACATGTGCCGAGACCTGCGTGTTCTGAACGCTGTTCGAGACTACACTGTTGGGATCCCCCTCACACTTCCTCA GTACAAGCAGATGACAGTGCAGGTACTGATTGACAG GCTGGTGCACCGTAAACTCTACCCTCTGGCTTTTGAGATCTGCCGCTACCTTAAGACCCCCGAGTACCAGGGAGTGAGCAGGGTGCTCAAGCACTGGGCCTGTTGCAAG gtacaacagaaggaggAAGCCGACGAGGTCATTGCTCGAGCGATCAGTGTCAAGTTGGGGGAGACGGCAGGTATCTCCTATTCGGACATCGCAGCAAAGGCATATGAGTGTGGCAGGACGGAGCTCGCCATCAAG CTTCTGGAGTTTGAGCCTCGGTCAGGTGAGCAGGTGCCTTTACTGTTGAAGATGAAGAGGAGCCAGCTTGCCCTCAGCAAGGCCATTGAGAGTGGAGATACCGACTTGG TGTACACAGTGGTTACGTACCTGAAGAATGAAATGAACCGCGGAGATTTCTTCATGACTCTCAGAAACCAGCCAGTCGCCCTGAGTCTTTACAGACAG TTCTGCAAGCATCAGGAGCCGGAAACTCTGAAGGACCTTTTCAATCAGGACGATGACCACCAGGAGCTGGGAAACTTCTACGTGAGAGCCAGTTACCAGGAAGGC AAGCTGGAGACACGTGTATCCCTACTCCAGAGTGCAGTGGATGAATACAACAAGGCCAAGAATGAATTTGCTGCTAAG GCTACGGAAGAGGAGATCCGCCTGCTGCGGTTCCAGCGCcgtgtggaggaggagaagggtgAACGTGTCCTGGGCTGCTCCCTGCATGACacactacactgcctgctgaCCCTGGGCCTGCACAAGCAGGCTGAACAGCTCTACAAGGACTTCCGTGTCCCTGACAAGAG GTACTGGTGGCTTAAACTCACTGCTCTGGCAGAAAAAGAAGACTGGGAAGAACTGGAAAAATTTGCAAAGAGCAAGAAATCGCCCATTGGATACCTG CCTTTTGTAGAGGTTTGTGTGAAACACCTCAATAAATATGAGGCCAAGAAATATGTGTCCAAAGTGACGCCAGAGCAGAAGGTGAAGGCACACTTAGCGGTGGG GGATCTGGAAGGGGCAGCCGAGGCTGCCATAGAGAGGCGCAGTGAAGGCGAGGTCAGCCTGGTTCTTTCGCGCTGTTCCGCAACTACTGACCGCACAATTGTGGACCGTCTGAACCGTGCACGTGCTGCAGCTGCCAAGAAGTAG